From the genome of Streptacidiphilus sp. PB12-B1b:
GCCGCCGCCCAGCCGGTGGCCCAGCCGATAGGCCGGATGCTGGACCGGATCGTCTCCGAGGGCGGGCACCGGGGCGTGGTCGACCTGTGCGTGCTGCGGGCCAACAGCTGGCTGGTGGAGCACCGGGACACGGTGATCCAGACCATCGCCGAGGAGACCCCGGGCTGGACCCCGAAGTTCATCGACCGGCAGGTCGGCGTCAAGGTCTACCGGGAGCTGCTGCGCTTCTCCGAGGAGGTCAGGGACGATCCGCAGCACGCGGCGCGGGGCGCGGTGGACAGCTTCCTGGCGGACTTCGCCAAGGAGCTGCGCACCGATCCGGAGACCATCGCCAAGGTCGAGCGCGCCAAGACCGACCTGCTGGCCCGCCCGGAGGTGCAGGACCTGATCGCGTCCGCCTGGAGCTCGGTGCGCGGCATGGTGCTGGAGGCCGCCGAGGACGAGAACAGCCAGCTGCGGGTGCGGCTGCGCGACGGCATCCGCTCCTTCGGCGCGCGGTTGGCCACCGACCCGGCGATGCAGGCCAAGGTCGACGGCTGGCTGGAGGACGCGGCGGAGTACGTGGTGGACACCTACCGGGGCGAGATCACCTCGCTGATCTCGGAGACCGTGGCGAGCTGGGACGCGGACGAGGCCTCCCGCAAGATCGAGGCCAACGTCGGCCGCGACCTGCAGTTCATCCGGATCAACGGCACCGTGGTGGGCGCCCTGGCCGGGCTGCTCATCCACGCCGTCTCCGCGCTGTTCTGAGCCGCTCCGCTCCCCTCCGGGCCGTCCGCGCCGCTGTGAGAAGCTGCCAGTTCGTCGAGCGGAACGGATGGGAGCGGGTCCATGGCAGCGGTACAGCACGGAATCCAGAGCGGGGCGGGCGGCGGGATCGAGGGCTTCGTCGCCGGGCTGCCCAAGGCGGAGCTGCACGTCCACCACGTCGGCTCGGCCTCGCCGGCGGTGGTGGCCGGACTGGCGGCCCGCTACCAGGGCCGGACCTCGGTGCCGACCGATCCGCAGGCGCTGGCCGAGTACTTCGAGTTCACCGACTTCGGCCACTTCATCCAGGTCTACCTGTCGGTGGTGGACCTGATCCGGGACGCCGCCGACGTCCGCGCGCTGACGTACGGGGTGGCCGTGGACATGGCCCGGCAGAACATCCGCTACGCCGAGCTGACCGTCACCCCGTACAGCTCGGTGCGGCGCGGCATCCCCGGCGAGGCGTTCATGGAGGCCATCGAGGACGCCCGCAAGGCGGCCGAGTCGGAGCTGGGCGTGGTGCTGCGCTGGTGCTTCGACATCCCCGGCGAGGCCGGGCTGGAGTCCGCCGAGATCACCGAGCGCTTGGCGCTGGATCTGCGCCCGGAGGGGCTGGTCAGCTTCGGCCTGGGCGGTCCGGAGGCGGGCGTGCCGCGCCCGCAGTTCCAGCCGTACTTCGACCGGGCGCGCGCCGCGGGCCTGCACAGCGTCCCGCACGCGGGCGAGGCCACCGGCCCGCAGACGGTCTGGGACGCGCTGCAGGTCCTGGGCGCCGAGCGCATCGGCCACGGCACCACCTCGGTCCGCGACCCGCGGCTGGTGGACTACCTGGGCGAGCACCGCATTCCGCTGGAGGTCTGCCCCACCTCCAACATCGCCACCCGGGTGGTCGAGCGGATGGAGGAGCACCCGATCCGGCAGATGGTGGACGCCGGGCTGTACGTCACGGTCAACAGCGACGACCCGCCGATGTTCGGCACCGACCTGAACCACGAGTACACGGTCGCCGCCGGGCTGCTCGGCCTGGACGAGGCCGGGATCGCCGAGCTGGCGCGGCAGGGCGTGCGGGCGTCCTTCCTGGACGACGCCGGCAAGGCCGCGATCATCGCCGAGATCGACGCGTACCTGAAGGGGTGGCAGGCGCTCTGAGCCGGCCGCTCCCGGGGCGGCGGGGGTGGACAGCTCCGGCCAGGTGTCCGGTAAGTTGTATGGACAACTTGTTGGAGCTGTTCATGCCCGATTCACCGGAGGTCGTCCGTCATGTCATCCAGAAGCTCCATGGTCGACCCCGTGAGAGTCATCGTCGTAGGAGCAGGCGCGCTCGGGACCATGCACGCATGGCATCTGGTCGAGCGCGGACATGAGGTCGTCCATCTGGAGCGCGAACCGCAGGCGCGGGGCGCGTCTGTGCGCAACTTCGGGCTGGTGTGGGTCGGCGGCCGGGCCGAGGGGCCCGAGCTGGCGACCGCGCTGCGCGCCCGGGAGCTGTGGGGCGCGATAGCCGAGCAGGTCCCCGAGGTCGGCTTCCGGGCCGACGGCTCGCTGACCGTGGTCCGCACCGAGGCGGAGTACGCGGTCGCCGCCGAGGCCGCCGCCCGGCCCGACGCCGGGGTGCGCGGCTGGGAGCTGCTGGACGCCGACGCCGTGCGCAAGCACAACCCCGCGCTCCGCGGCGAGCTGCTCGGCGGCCTGTGGTGCGCCCAGGACGCCCAGGTCGAGCCGCGGGTGACGCAGCGTGCGCTGCAGGACCGGCTCGCCGCCTCCGGCCGGTACACCTTCCTCGGCGGCCGGGAGGTCCGCGAGGTCGTCGGCCGCGGCGTCCGCGACGACCGGGGCGAGCTGCACAGCGGCGACGCCGTGGTCCTGTGCACCGGCGCCTGGCTGGGCGGCCTGGTCCGGGAGCTGGCGCCGGAGCTGCCGGTGCGCCGGGTGCGGCTGCAGATGATGCAGACCGAGCCGCTCGGCGAGCAGCTGACCACCTCGGTGGCGGACGGCGACAGCTTCCGCTACTACCCGGCCTACGCCGGCCCGGCCCTGGAGGCGCTCAACAGCGCCCAGCCGCAGCACCCGGTCGCCGCCGGGCACCGGATGCAGCTGCTGCTGGTCCAGCGCGCCGACGGCTCGCTGACCATCGGCGACACCCACGAGTACGACCAGCCGTTCGGCTTCGACGTGGTCGAGGAGCCGTACACGTACCTGGCCGGCGTGGCCGAGCACCTGCTGGGCCGCCCGCTGCCGCCCGTGCGCCGCCGCTGGGCCGGGGTGTACGCGCAGTGCGTGGACACCGCCGAGGTGGTCCACCGCCAGCAGGTGCGCGACGGCGTCTGGCTGGTGACCGGCCCCGGGGGCCGCGGAATGACCTGTTCGCCCGCGATCGGCGAGGCGACCGTGACGGAGATGGGACTGTGATGGCTGATCAGACTGCTGCCGGGCGCGAGACCGGGCCGCGTACCCGGCTGGTCGTGCTGGACATGGCGGGCACCACCGTGGCCGACGACGGCCTGGTGGAGCAGGCGTTCGACGCCGCCGCGGCCGAACTGGGCGTGGTCCACGGCACCGACGAGCACGCGCGGATGGTCCAGCACGTCCGGGACACCATGGGCGAGAGCAAGATCAGCGTCTTCCGTGCGCTGTTCGGCGACGAGGCCAAGGCCCAGCAGGGCAACCGCGCCTTCGAGGCCGCCTACGACCGGCTGGTCGACCAGGGCCACTGCGCCGCGCTGCCCGGCGCCGAGAAGGCCGTCCGCGAACTGCGCGGAGCGGGCCTGACGGTCGTGCTCACCACCGGCTTCTCCGGCCCCACCCAGCAGCGCATCCTCACCGCGCTCGGCTGGGAGTCCCTCGCCGACCTGGTGCTCTGCCCGGCCGACGCGGGCGGCCGCGGCCGCCCCTACCCGGACCTCGCCCTGGCGGCGCTGCTGCGCACCGGCGCGGCCGACGACGTCCGGGAGCTGGCCGTGGTCGGCGACACCGGCTACGACATGCTCTGCGGCGCGCGCTCCGGCGCGGGCGTGGTCGCGGGCGTGCTCACCGGGGCGCACGACGCCGAGCGGCTGCGCGCGGGCGGGGCCACCCACGTCCTCGCCTCGGTCGCGGAGCTGCCGCAGCTGCTGCTGGGCTAGGCCCCGCGGCCCCTGTCGTGTGCCGTCCCGGCAGGCGGGACGGCACACGACGGGGGCCCGGCGCACCAGTAGGCTGAGGTCGTCGGGGCAGCCCAACCCACTGATTGAGGAGATGCCGACGTGGCGGAACGCAAGCCGGTCGAGTCGTGGCTGACGGACATGGACGGCGTCCTCGTCCATGAGGGGACGATCATCCCCGGCGCGGACGAGTTCATCTCGCGGCTGCGCCAGTCCGGCAAGCCCTTCCTGGTGCTGACCAACAACTCCATCTACACCCCGCGCGATCTGCACGCCCGGCTGGCCGGCATGGGCCTGGACGTCCCCGAGGAGTGCATCTGGACCTCGGCGCTGGCCACCGCGAAGTTCCTGCACGGCCAGCGCCCGGCCGGCACCGCGTACGTCATCGGCGAGGCGGGCCTGACCACCGCGCTGCACGCGATCGGCTACGTCCTCACCGACAGCCGCCCCGACTACGTCGTGCTGGGGGAGACCCGCACCTACAGCTTCGAGGCGCTGACCAAGGCGATCCGGCTGATCAACGACGGCGCCCGGTTCATCTGCACCAACCCCGACGAGACCGGCCCCTCCACCGAGGGCGTGCTCCCGGCGACCGGCTCGGTCGCGGCGCTGATCACCAAGGCCACCGGGGTGGAGCCGTACTTCGTCGGCAAGCCCAACCCGCTGATGATGCGCGAGGCGCTGAACACGCTGAACGCGCACTCGGAGACCACGGCCATGATCGGCGACCGGATGGACACCGACATCAAGTCGGGCATGGAGGCCGGTCTGGAGACGGTGCTGGTGCTCACCGGCCTGACCCAGCAGACCGAGGTGGAGCGCTTCCCGTACCGCCCCTCCCGGGTGGTGAAGTCGGTCGCCGACCTGATCGAGGAGATCTGAGCGCGCCCCCGGCCGCCTGCCGCCCCCATCCGCCTGCTGCGCTCTCTCCGTCTGCGGCCCCGTCCTCGTGTTCGAGGGCGGGGCCGTTCGGATGACGGGCTCACCCGGTCGGCCCTGACGGAACGTCACCCGGTGTATGTCGTCCCGGCAAAAGCTGGTATCTCGTCATATTTTGGGCTCCGAGGGCGAGCGGGCCGAGACCCACCTCGGCGAGCCCGGACCGAGAGGAGCCCCGCGTGTCCAGCAGGACCGACGAGCAGGCCGAACGATCGCGCGACCGGAGCGGCAGGCGCCCTCCGGGGCCCGGCACCGGAGCCCGGGCGGCGTTCACCGCCGCGGCGGTGGCGGCGGTGCTGGCGGCGGGCGGCGCCCCCGCCTTCGCCGCCGCGACCGGCCCGGACGCCCCCGCGCCGCAGCCGGCCGCCCACCCCGCCGCGCGTACGGCCGCCCTCCCCGGCGGCGGCCACACCGTCACCACCCTGGTGACCGCAGGCGGCCCCGCCGCCGCTCCCGCCCCCGGCGCGGGTGCCGCCGCTGGCACGGGCGCCGACGCCGTCGCCCTGCCCGGGGCCGGGCCGGTGGTGGACGTGATCATGGTCGCCCCGGCGACCACCCGCCCCGGCGGCACCGTGGACCTGCGGACCTTCGCCGACTGCGGCGGCGGCGCGGGCACCGTCATCTCGGCCGCGCTGGCCGCCCCCGCCCCGCTCGCCATGGCCGCCGACGGCGGCCTGTTCGCCCAGGGCGCCGTCGCCCGGGGCGCCCAGCCGGGCGACTACGCCGTGCTGGAGACCTGCCGCGGCAGGACGGTCGCTGCCGGCACGATGACCGTCCGCGCCCTCGGCGCCCCGGCGGCCGGTGGCGGCTGGGGCGCCACCCGGCTGGCCGGCTCCGGGCTGGGCCCGTCCGGCCTGGCCGCCGGGCTCGGCTCCGCCTTCGGCCTGGACGACGCCCGGCCCACCGGCGAGCTGCCCTCCCGCGCCGAGCAGTACGCCTCGCTCGGCTTGATCGGTGCGGCCGTCGCCGCCGCCGTCCTCTTCACCTGCCAGCGCCGACGCGCCCTCCGCCGTGGCTGAGCTGCGGCTGCCGGGACGCTCGGTGCGCCGCACCGTCGGGCTGGCGACCGGGACGCTCTCCGGCTGCCTGTGCGCCGTCGCCTTCGCGGGGGCGGCGCTCGGGCTCGCCCACGCGGACCGGGGGCTCGCGGCGGCGGGCCCGCAGTCCGCCGCCGCGTCCACCGCCTCCACCTCGGACGACGCGCTGCACCGCACGCCCGGCCGGGCCGCCCGGACCGTGCACCGGCCGCTGGACAGGTCCACCCCGATCCAGTTCTCCATCCCCTCCGTCGGCCTGACCGCGCCGCTGCTCGGCCTCGGCATGGACAGCAAGGGGTCGCCCGAGCTGCCGCCGTTCTCGCAGCCCAGGACCGCCGGCTGGCTGCGCGACTCGGTCACCCCGGGCGAGGCCGGCACCGCCGTCCTGGTCGGCCACGTCGACACCCGCACCGGCCCGGCGGTGATGTGGAACCTGTCGGCGGTCCGGCCCGGCGCGCAGGTCGAGGTGGTCCGGCTGGACGGCACCACCGCGGTGTTCACCGTGGACCGGCTGAAGACGTACGCAAAGACCGGCTTCCCGGCCGCCCTGGTCTACGGCCCCAGCCCCGACGCCGAGCTGCGGATCATCACCTGCGGCGGCGGCTACGACCGCGCCCGCCAGGAGTACACCGGCAACGTGGTCCTCTTCGCCCACCTCAGCGGCGTGCGCTGAGGCCGACCCCGGCGGCTGCGTACCATGTACGCAGCTCCCGGGGCGGGAGCGCGGCCTGCGAGAGAGGTGCCCGTGGCAGCAGAACGCTCGGCGGGCCGACCCGCCCGACGCACCCCGGTCTGGGCCAGGCCCCGGGTGGCCGGGCGCGGACCGCAGCCCTCGCTCACCCTGCCCGCCATCGTCGCCGCGGCCGTCGCCGTCGCCGACGCCGAGGGCGTGGACGCCGTCTCCATGCGCCGGATCGCCACCGAACTCGGCGTGGGCACCATGTCGCTGTACCGCTACGTCGAGACCAAGGACGACCTGCTCGACCTGATGGCCGACCAGGTGTTCGGCGAGGGCGGCTCCGGCCGGGGCCACCTGGACGACTGGCGGGCCGACCTGCACCGCTTCGCCGTCGGCTACCGCGACCTGCTGCTGCGCCACCCCTGGCTGCTGCCGGTCGGCCTGAGCCGCCCGCCGCTCGGGCCCAACGTGCTGCGCCGCACCGAGTGGCTGCTGGGCTGCCTGGACGGTAGGGGCCTGGGCATCGACGAGATGGCGGGCCTCACCGGCGTCGTCGTCGCGTACGTCCGGGGCGTGGCGCTGGCCGAGATCGCCGAGGCCGAGGCGGCCCGCCGCACCGGCCGGAGCCAGGACGACTACCGGCGGCTGGTCGGCCCCTACCTCACCGACGTCTTCGCCGCCGGGCAGCACCCGCTGATGGCCCGCTTCGTCGCGGAGGCGGACGACCGCCCCGACCCGGACCGGGTCTTCCGCCGGGGCCTGGAGCGGGTCCTGGACGGCGTCGCCGCGGCCCTCGCGGCGGCAGCCGACGACCGTACCGGCTCGGGGTCCGGCTCTGGGGCGGATTCCGGGTCCGGCTCCGGGTCCGGCTCCGGGCCGGGGGAGGGCTCGGGGACGGGCGGCTGACTGTCAGCGGCACCCGCTACCGTGCTGTGCAGTCGGCTCCCCCCGGAGCCGGGTCGCACTGGAGGTCGCACCCCGATGTCACTCTCACCGTCCCCGCTCGACGAGTTCGCGCTGCCCGAGTCCTGGCAGGGCGTCCTCGCCGGTGAGACCGCCAAGCCCTACTTCGCGCAGCTGGCCGAGTTCGTCGCCGCCGAGCGCGCGGCGGGCCAGGTCTTCCCGCCGAGCGGCGAGGTGTTCTCCGCCCTGGAGGCCACCCCGTACGGGCAGGTCAAGGTGCTGCTGCTGGGCCAGGACCCGTACCACGACGACAACCAGGCGCACGGCATGTGCTTCTCGGTGAAGCGCGGCGTGCGGGTGCCCCCGTCGCTGCGCAACGTCTACAAGGAGCTCGGCACCGACCTCGGCCTGCCCACGCCCGACCACGGCAACCTCCAGGCCTGGGCCGACCAGGGCGTCCTGCTGCTCAACGCGGTGCTCACGGTCCGCGCGCACGAGGCCAACTCGCACAAGGGCAAGGGCTGGGAGACCTTCACCGACGCGGTGATCCGCGCGGTCAACGAGCAGCCCGAGCCGGTGGTCTTCGTGCTGTGGGGCGGCTACGCCAAGAAGAAGCTGCCGCTGATCGACACCAGCCGCAACGCGGTCGTGCAGATGGGGCACCCCTCGCCGCTGTCGGTGAAGCACTTCCTCGGCACCCGGCCGTTCTCGCAGGTGGACAAGGCCCTCGCGGACCTCGGCCGGCCCCCGGTCGACTGGCGCCTGCCCGACTAGGAGCCGCCCCCGCCCCTTTGCCCGCCCGCCGGTGTCAGCCGGCGGCGGGCGCGGTCTCCGGCTCGGCCGCCGCAGCCTGCGCGGGCACCGAGGCCGCCACGGCGACCGAGGCGGACGCCGGAGCCGAAGCCTGCGCCGGGATCTGCGGCAGGGCCGGGGCGTGGGCATGGGCCGGGTCCGCCGGCTGGGCCCGCGCCTCGGCGGGGGCCGTCGCCCCGGCGGCGGACGCCGCCGCCGCGCGGGCCTGCCTGCGCTGCCGCTGCACCATCCGCGCGATCACCGCGCTGACCGCGCCCGCCGCCACGCAGGACACCGCGAAGCTGATCCAACTGGTGTTGAAGGTGTGCGCGTTCAGGTAGCCCAGGCCGACGATGTAGGTGGCCCATACCGTCGAGGACAGCGCCGACCAGCGCAGGTAGTGGCGCGGCGGCTTGGTGCTGGTGCCGACCAGCAGGTCCAGCAGGCTCCGCCCGCCGGTCACGAAGCGCAGCAGCAGTATCGTCCGGCCGCGCTTGGTCTCCAGCAGCCCGAGGACGTGTGCGGCGGCGGCGGCCGCGCCCGGCTTGCGGTTGAGGCGCCGCTGCGCCCACCCGGCCGCCCGCCGCGCGGCCCGCAGCAGCAGCAGGTCCCCGCAGAAGGAGGCCAGCGCCACGGCCACGCCCAGCAGCAGCGGGGAGGTGTGGGAGTCGAGTGTGGCGGCAATCACCACGGTTCCGTCGGGAATCAGCGGAACGAAGGCGTCGGAGACCACCGCGAGCACGGCAGCTATGGATACCCAGGAGGAGTCGAACAGGGACGCAGCCGCGCTCATGGGGCTCCTTGCTGGGTGTTGTTCCGACGGGTGGGGCCGTTCGCCGTAAAACAACGCTAGCCGGTCCAATGATCCCATCCCCGACCGCACTGTCGGCACAGCCTAAACCGACTCTTACTGACGCCACGCCCGGGGCAGGGGCTGCGAGCTGCGGATGGGTCGCTCTGCGTGCGGCGGCGGTCGCCTGCCGTCACCCGTCGGCGGGCGGTCCGGGTCAACCCGTCCGTGGACGTCGTACAGGCGACCGAGGGGTGTCGTCGGCGCCGCCCGGCGGCTGACCTTCGGTCAGAAGTTGGAAGTGGCCAGCCTTCCAGGATGACACATGATCTGATCGCGACCGTCCGTCGTCGCCAAGTGTTTCCCTGTTTGTCATAGGCACGCTATCTACGCGCGTTTCACTCAGTGCTGACAAGAGCTGGACGAGGTGCGGAGTTGGCGAATGGCGCAGTACAGCGAGGTGCTGGCGCGGGCAGGTCGGACGACCCCCGCCAAGCGCATCAAACGTGCACGTGAGAGCCCCATGGGCTGGGTGTACTCCGCTCCGGCTGTGCTGATCTTCGCGGTCTTCGTCATCGCCCCGACCGGCTACACCGTCTACATCAGCACCTTCAAGTGGAACGTGCTGAACACGTCCATGTCCAAGTACATCGGCTTCGCCAACTACCAGGCGCTGTTCGGCTCCAGTACGCCGAGCTTCCTCTCCAGCCTCTGGCACTCGCTCTACTTCAGCGGCGCCACCGTCATCGGCGGAACCGCGCTGGGCCTCGGCATCGCGCTGCTGCTCCAGCGCGGCGGCCGACTGCTGAACGCCGGGCGGGTGGCGATCTTCGCCCCCTTCATCACCCCGGTGGTCGCCACCTCGGTGGCCTGGGTGTGGATCTTCAATCCGCAGTTCGGCCTGGCCAACAGCGTGTTGCGGGCCCTGCACCTGCCCGCCCTGCAATGGCTGCAGTCCTCCACCTGGGCCATGCCCTCGGTGATCGTCTTCAGCCTCTGGCACGAGGTCGGCTTCACCGTGGTGCTCTTCCTCGGCGGCCTGTCCGTCGTCTCCACCGAGATGAGCGAGGCCGCCCGGATGGACGGCGCCAACGCCTGGCAGGAGTTCTGGCACATCACCTGGCCGCAGCTGCGCCCGGTCACCACCTTCGTGGTCATCATCAGCAGCATCACCTCGCTGCAGGCGTTCACCCAGTTCTACGAGATGAGCTCCGGCGGCCCGGACTACGCGACCACCACCCTCAGCTACCTGCTCTACCAAGAGGCCTTCCTGCTCTTCCACACCGGCTACGGGGCCGCGCTGGCGGTGGTCCTCTTCGTGATCACCGCTGCCTTCACCCTGCTCCGGCGCCGCACCGGCAGCGAGATCGCCGACACCCGCTGACGCCGCGCGCCCCCGCGCCCGGTGCGCCGCCGGACGCACCCGCGTCACCCCCGAACGTCACCCTCCCGTACAGCACCACGCACAACAGCACACGCACGAACAGCACCACGCCCGCACCACGTCGCCCGTGCACCACCTCGCCTGCAAAGGGGTCCACCCGTCATGTCCCGCAACCGCCGCAGCCTCGCGCTGCTCGCCTCCGCCACCGCACTCGTCGCCCTGGCCGGCTGTTCCTCCTCCAGCGGCTCCTCCGGCTCCGGCGGCTCCTCCGCCAAGGCCGGGGGCAAGACCACCATCAGCTTCATGTCGATCATGGACAGCGGCGCCCAGAAGACCACCCTGGTCGCGCTGACCAACGCCTTCGAGAAGGCCAACCCGGGCATCACCGTCAACCTGGAGTACCAGACCAGCTACGGCAACCTGCTCGCCAAGGAGACCGCCGGCGTCTCCGGGCACAACGCGCCCACCCTCGGCCAGGTCTACGAGAGCTGGGCCGCGACCTTCGCCAACAGCGATGCCATCCTGCCGGCCCGCACGTACGCGGGCAGCGACAACCCGGCCGGGCTGTCCGGCTTCTACACCGGGGTGCAGAAGGACCTCAAGCTGCCCGACGGCAAGCTGTGGATGTGGCCGTTCAACAAGAGCGTCCAGGTCATGTACTACAACGCCGACATGCTCAAGGCCAAGGGCCTGGCCGCGCCCACCACCTGGGACCAGTTCGCCACCGACGCCAAGGCCGTCTCCGGCAAGGGCGTCACCGCCATCACCGTCGACCCCGGCTCCAGCGCCTCCCCGGCGGGCGGCCAGACCATGTTCGCCGCCCTCGCCGCCGCCTACGGCACCCCCGACGTCGCCCCGGACGGCACCCCGCAGCTGAACAGCGCCGCCGCGGTCCAAGCCCTCACCTACATGAAGACCCTCGAGGGCGAGGGCGCGCTCGCCACCGGCACCAACTACCCCGGCGAGACCGCGCTCGGCGCCCAGAAGGGCGCCTTCGACCTGAGCAGCGCAGCGGGCTACTACTACGAGAACCAGGCCGTGGGCAACAAGTTCGCCCTGGGCACCGAGGTGCTGCCGGTCGGCCCGTCCGGCGCGCCGACCAACATCATGTCCGGCACCAACGTGGCGATGTTCGCCTCCGCCACCCCCGCACAGCAGGCCGCGGGCTGGAAGTACATGCAGTTCCTGGCCTCAGCGTCGAGCCAGGCCCAGTGGTCCGAGCAGACCGGCTACCTCCCGGTGACCCCGGCGGCGCTGCCGCTGATGTCCGCCTTCATCGCCAAGAACCCCTACCTGCCCACGGCCGTCGCCGCCCTGCAGTATGCGGTGCCGCAGCCCGCCTACGCCTGGGTGGAGCAGGTCGAGGGCGAAGAGGTCGTCGCCATCCAGGCCGTCCTGGAGAAGGGCGCCGACCCGAAGTCCGCGCTGGACGCGGCGCAGAAGGCGGCCCTGGCGGACAAGCAGGCCGATCAGTGACCTTGGCCGCACCCGGCGCCCGCGTGGGCGAACGGGCCGGGACGCGTCGCCGGGGCCTCCTCCGGCGGCGCGCCTCGGCGCACCCCGCCCCCGCCCGCAGCGCCCCCTCACGCCCGGTCGGGGCTTCGCGCCTCGGCACCGCCGTCAGCCGGACGGCAGCCGTGCTCGTCGCCCTGCTGTTCCTGCTCCCCTTCTACTACGTGGTCGCCACCTCGCTGAACTCGTCGAGCGCGACCGCCTCCCTCAGCGGCATCCTGCTGCCGCACTGGCACTGGAACAACTACTCCCGGGCCTGGGCCGCCGAGCCCTGGGGGCGGTTCTTCCTGAACACCGTGCTGGTCGGCGCGGCCACCACCGCGCTGGCGCTGATCACCTCGCTGCTGGCCGGCTTCGCCTTCGGGGTGATGCGGTTCAAGGGCCGCAACGCGCTGTTCGTGCTGGTGCTGTCGGTGCTGATGGTCCCCACCACGGTGCTGCTCATCCCGGACTACGTGATCGCCACCGACATCAACTGGCTGAACACCTACTGGATCCAGATCGTCCCCTTCGGCGCCAGCGTCTTCGGGATCTTCCTGGTCCGGCAGTTCTTCCTGGCGGTGCCGACCGAGCTGTTCGACGCCGCCGAGCTGGACGGCGCGGGAC
Proteins encoded in this window:
- a CDS encoding carbohydrate ABC transporter permease → MAQYSEVLARAGRTTPAKRIKRARESPMGWVYSAPAVLIFAVFVIAPTGYTVYISTFKWNVLNTSMSKYIGFANYQALFGSSTPSFLSSLWHSLYFSGATVIGGTALGLGIALLLQRGGRLLNAGRVAIFAPFITPVVATSVAWVWIFNPQFGLANSVLRALHLPALQWLQSSTWAMPSVIVFSLWHEVGFTVVLFLGGLSVVSTEMSEAARMDGANAWQEFWHITWPQLRPVTTFVVIISSITSLQAFTQFYEMSSGGPDYATTTLSYLLYQEAFLLFHTGYGAALAVVLFVITAAFTLLRRRTGSEIADTR
- a CDS encoding extracellular solute-binding protein — encoded protein: MSRNRRSLALLASATALVALAGCSSSSGSSGSGGSSAKAGGKTTISFMSIMDSGAQKTTLVALTNAFEKANPGITVNLEYQTSYGNLLAKETAGVSGHNAPTLGQVYESWAATFANSDAILPARTYAGSDNPAGLSGFYTGVQKDLKLPDGKLWMWPFNKSVQVMYYNADMLKAKGLAAPTTWDQFATDAKAVSGKGVTAITVDPGSSASPAGGQTMFAALAAAYGTPDVAPDGTPQLNSAAAVQALTYMKTLEGEGALATGTNYPGETALGAQKGAFDLSSAAGYYYENQAVGNKFALGTEVLPVGPSGAPTNIMSGTNVAMFASATPAQQAAGWKYMQFLASASSQAQWSEQTGYLPVTPAALPLMSAFIAKNPYLPTAVAALQYAVPQPAYAWVEQVEGEEVVAIQAVLEKGADPKSALDAAQKAALADKQADQ
- a CDS encoding carbohydrate ABC transporter permease, with protein sequence MTLAAPGARVGERAGTRRRGLLRRRASAHPAPARSAPSRPVGASRLGTAVSRTAAVLVALLFLLPFYYVVATSLNSSSATASLSGILLPHWHWNNYSRAWAAEPWGRFFLNTVLVGAATTALALITSLLAGFAFGVMRFKGRNALFVLVLSVLMVPTTVLLIPDYVIATDINWLNTYWIQIVPFGASVFGIFLVRQFFLAVPTELFDAAELDGAGRLRMLWYIGVPMVRPALLIIVLNTFMASWNSFLWPLIMTTSPSVQPIEVGVSSFAGADGTDFTAMCAAVTFTTLPVLVLFLALQRQFITGAMASTGGVRG